From one Bacillus sp. Marseille-P3661 genomic stretch:
- a CDS encoding ATP-binding protein encodes MIGHQFAKRALEIAAAGDHHLFMTGPPGCGKSLLAETFPSGF; translated from the coding sequence ATAATCGGTCACCAATTTGCAAAACGGGCACTTGAAATTGCAGCAGCGGGTGACCACCATCTGTTTATGACCGGCCCACCTGGATGTGGTAAAAGCTTATTAGCCGAAACGTTTCCCTCTGGCTTTTAA